One Bemisia tabaci chromosome 7, PGI_BMITA_v3 DNA window includes the following coding sequences:
- the RhoGAP100F gene encoding rho GTPase-activating protein 100F isoform X3, with protein MCDKGSSSGCFFTRKGRETQVDLATSPRRQPQINNTNMGPRPKDPLPMVVQGDFRKVSGISNEIFRQIETIENELDGSIAAALASVERRGEMVVRMLDYRSMGKNAAELAKRFLSMQDAQHSVHFVEIVKRPGQTLGLYIREGNGVDRADGVFISRIALESAVYNSGCLKVGDEILAVNLVDVTRMSLDDVVIIMSIPRRLVLATRQVKGLRQAQGTPSQPRALELKVPPVVVIKKSLTREEDQDDEEDEENNHRFADLNRESKIRGRVGQSRSHLALGSLDTNGDIGSGALYYNSRPHAATVHPFNPGNGPGSSYGAGSSRYATTGRSSSRLSNRGPSMPRSGSDQHLPRVEYDYGNGLPARHSGSLLRSSLRASTGMGGSYSRSRDQYNASPSSTLLPRRQRPALDYASDTEATCSSSSRASYYYCRPSPPVSSLTRGVSFRSNSLPRHSLTSQSSGRTPLSVRFERNNLLDEGDSDGALSAPELPIARKHRGRLSSTPSVFTSDEYRAWLSRTPSTSAIYDRLRAGQQKAQRFTFSAENLPERTRQSELLASYRSSGLSALTGLSGLTSSTLDRHTLANRTTSLRRMRHLLELEAKHQADRAKIMEINPAEFLKYKMEKWNGPEPVGASGLLWVHLLAGRGLRNPSPSQTTGNRDLYCVLECDRVHKARTVVRTGDLVFDWDETFELDLVGNKQLDFLIYSWDPQYRHKLCYKGSVHLASLLRDSPIHQLALKIEPRGTLYLRLRHTSPYRTFLRQSRSATGLFGGDLEATVAREGGSIPIIVRRCVEEVERRGLDIIGLYRLCGSATKKRILREAFERNARIVDLSPDHVPDINVITGVLKDYLRELPEPLFTKCLYQMMVDALTVCLPDDPEGNAKLMFSILDCLPRINKATLVFLLDHLAMVVGASGRNKMCSGSVASCLAPVLILHSESATDPMDFMQPISVLRYLLDIWPNKSVRDSVGHPVRPSKCLLPQQPPPLPAKPVGFRQTSGPVVVASPTSDTSPEENDEQDDVVSVIQAHTDSKPSPLDTSRSDANLINSLAQSVVTSSNPENGNSIANIIERFNQTTKTSNLSAPGSPATVARGINYGQPPKLPPRNNISTLGNTTVVNSVTSSSNLFANSPSNYLKDKNILSSANNLHTTNGNNSSINELPERNGLSNGTKSGRENNPFLCDPKPPPIAARNILSEGNSDILQNNVFSNSIFQRENNISGGATSNGARLFSYSPAISSAADTATNHDASYSYTNVFAKTNPFQTENMLRINVTSSLDISSGNLPTRLSSQHSPISPGQRDVETPSSSTGTEEDSRRERGVDADQESSEEDLK; from the exons ATGTGTGATAAAGGCTCCAGTTCGGGGTGTTTTTTTACCAGAAAG GGGCGAGAAACACAAGTGGATCTGGCCACTAGCCCGCGACGACAACCTCAAATTAATAATACCAATATGGGACCTCGGCCTAAAGACCCCTTACCAATGGTCGTCCAAGGAGATTTTAGGAAG GTCAGTGGAATCTCCAATGAAATATTTAGGCAAATTGAAACAATTGAAAATGAATTGGATGGCAGTATAGCAGCCGCTCTTGCATCCGTTGAAAGGAGGGGAGAGATGGTTGTCAGAATGTTAGATTATAGATCAATGGGGAAAAATGCTGCTGAGCTGGCCAAAAGATTTTTATCCATGCAG gacGCCCAACACTCGGTacattttgttgaaattgtAAAACGACCAGGACAGACTTTAGGACTTTATATTAGGGAAGGAAATGGAGTTGATCGAGCGGATGGTGTATTTATATCAAGAATTGCCCTAGAATCAGCAGTCTACAACAGCGGATGCTTAAAA GTTGGTGATGAAATCTTAGCCGTTAATTTAGTCGATGTAACAAGAATGAGTTTAGACGATGTTGTAATTATTATGTCAATTCCTCGTCGGCTTGTTCTCGCTACAAGACAAGTCAAAGGCCTCAGACAAGCACAAGGAACGCCCTCTCAACCTCGTGCTCTAGAACTTAAAGTTCCACCCGTTGTTGTGATCAAGAAGTCTCTAACTAGGGAAGAAGATCAAGACGAtgaggaagatgaagaaaataatCATCGATTTGCTGATTTAAATAG AGAATCAAAAATCAGGGGCCGAGTGGGACAGTCTAGATCTCATTTAGCACTTGGCTCGTTAGATACAAATGGTGACATAGGGTCAGGTGCTTTATACTATAATTCTCGACCTCATGCTGCCACT gtTCATCCCTTCAATCCTGGAAATGGCCCCGGCTCAAGTTACGGGGCTGGTTCTAGTCGCTACGCAACAACGGGTAGAAGTAGTAGTCGTCTTAGCAACCGAGGTCCTTCCATGCCACGCTCAGGCTCTGACCAGCATTTACCTCGAGTTGAATATGACTATGGCAATGGATTACCAGCAAGGCATTCTGGGAGTTTACTGAGATCGAGCCTTAGAGCAAGTACAGGAATGGGTGGCAGTTATTCAAGAAGCCGAGACCAGTACAACGCATCACCTTCCTCAACTTTGTTACCACGGAGACAGCGACCTGCATTAGATTACGCCTCTGATACAGAGGCGACTTGTTCCTCATCATCAAGAGCTAGTTATTATTACTGCCGACCCTCTCCTCCTGTTTCAA GCCTGACAAGAGGGGTTTCATTTCGATCAAACTCACTTCCTAGGCACTCCCTCACATCTCAATCCAG TGGCAGAACACCTCTCAGTGTTAGGTTCGAGAGAAATAATTTACTGGATGAAGGTGACAGTGATGGAGCGCTAAGTGCACCAGAATTGCCAATAGCAAGGAAACATAGAG GTCGTCTTTCTTCTACACCTAGTGTCTTTACATCTGATGAATATAGGGCATGGTTGTCGCGGACTCCATCCACTAGTGCCATTTACGATAGACTCAGAGCAGGTCAACAAAAAGCTCAAAGGTTCACTTTTAGTGCTGAAAATCTGCCTGAACGGACAAGACAG TCGGAACTGCTAGCATCGTATCGATCGAGTGGGCTATCTGCTCTCACTGGATTGTCTGGCCTAACAAGCTCAACCCTCGACCGCCACACGTTAGCAAATCGAACAACGTCACTGAGAAGAATGAGGCATCTGTTAGAGCTAGAAGCCAAACACCAAGCAGACCGTGccaaaattatggaaattaaTCCTGCGG aGTTTCTTAAgtataaaatggaaaaatggaatGGTCCTGAACCAGTAGGAGCCAGTGGACTATTATGGGTACACTTACTCGCCGGACGAGGCCTGAGAAATCCATCTCCCTCTCAAACAACAG GCAATCGTGATTTATATTGCGTACTAGAATGTGATAGGGTGCACAAAGCACGAACAGTAGTGCGAACGGGTGATCTAGTTTTTGACTGGGATGAAACTTTTGAACTAGATCTAGTCGGGAATAAACAACTTGACTTCCTAATATACTCTTGGGACCCTCAATATAGGCACAAACTATGTTACAAA GGATCTGTTCACCTAGCGTCTCTCTTAAGGGATTCACCAATCCATCAGCTAGCTTTGAAAATTGAGCCCAGAGGAACTCTGTACCTTCGGTTACGTCACACCAGTCCATATCGTACATTCCTGAGGCAATCTCGCAGCGCAACAG gccTGTTTGGTGGAGATCTAGAGGCTACAGTTGCCAGAGAAGGAGGCTCTATTCCAATTATTGTTAGGCGTTGTGTTGAAGAAGTAGAAAGAAGAGGTTTAGACATTATTG GCCTGTACCGATTATGTGGCTCAGCTACAAAGAAAAGGATATTAAGAGAGGCATTTGAAAGAAATGCAAGGATAGTCGATTTGTCTCCTGATCATGTTCCGGACATCAATGTTATCACTG GTGTTCTCAAAGATTATTTACGGGAGTTACCTGAGCCACTATTCACGAAATGCTTGTATCAAATGATGGTTGATGCCTTGACAGTATGTCTGCCGGATGATCCAGAGGGCAATGCGAAGCTAATGTTCTCCATTTTAGATTGTTTGCCAAGAATCAACAAA gctaCGTTAGTATTCCTACTAGATCATTTAGCAATGGTAGTCGGCGCATCTGGTCGAAACAAAATGTGCTCAGGCAGTGTTGCTTCTTGTCTCGCACCTGTTTTGATTTTACACAGTGAATCAGCAACAGACCCCATGGACTTTATGCAGCCAATCAGTGTTCTTCGATATTTGCTGGACATTTGGCCGAATAAATCAG TTCGGGACTCAGTGGGACATCCAGTCCGGCCCTCAAAATGCTTACTACCTCAGCAGCCTCCTCCATTGCCAGCAAAGCCGGTCGGTTTTCGCCAGACATCTGGACCAGTCGTAGTCGCTTCTCCAACAAGTGACACATCCCCCGAAGAAAACGACGAGCAGGATGACGTCGTATCTGTGATTCAAGCACACACGGATTCAAAACCATCTCCACTGGACACCAGCCGCTCCGATGCAAATCTTATCAACAGTCTTGCCCAGTCAGTTGTTACATCCTCAAATCCAGAAAATGGCAACTCTATAGCTAACATCATCGAAAGATTCAATCAAACCacaaaaacatcaaatttgTCTGCACCAGGATCTCCAGCAACAGTCGCCAGGGGTATAAACTATGGCCAGCCACCTAAGTTACCCCCTAGAAATAATATTTCAACTCTGGGGAACACCACTGTTGTCAACTCTGTCACATCTAGCAGCAATCTGTTCGCCAATTCTCCCAGCAATTACCttaaagataaaaatattttgagtagTGCTAATAATTTGCACACCACTAATGGAAACAACTCATCAATCAATGAACTACCAGAACGGAACGGACTGAGTAATGGGACAAAATCTGGTAGAGAAAACAACCCCTTCTTGTGTGATCCAAAACCCCCGCCAATTGCTGCACGTAACATACTGTCAGAAGGCAACTCCGACATTCTTCAAAACAATGTATTCTCAAACTCAATTTTCCAGCGAGAGAACAATATATCGGGAGGAGCAACATCGAATGGAGCACGCTTGTTCAGCTACTCGCCGGCTATTAGCTCGGCTGCTGACACTGCAACAAACCACGATGCCTCGTATAGTTACACAAACGTTTTCGCTAAAACAAATCCTTTCCAAACAGAGAACATGTTGCGGATTAATGTAACATCGTCACTGGATATTTCTAGTGGGAACTTGCCAACCAGACTGAGTTCGCAGCATTCACCAATCTCACCTGGTCAAAGAGACGTAGAAACACCAAGTTCATCCACAGGGACGGAAGAGGACTCGAGAAGAGAAAGAGGCGTAGATGCTGATCAAGAGAGCAGCGAAGAAGATCTCAAATGA
- the RhoGAP100F gene encoding rho GTPase-activating protein 100F isoform X6 has product MCDKGSSSGCFFTRKGRETQVDLATSPRRQPQINNTNMGPRPKDPLPMVVQGDFRKVSGISNEIFRQIETIENELDGSIAAALASVERRGEMVVRMLDYRSMGKNAAELAKRFLSMQDAQHSVHFVEIVKRPGQTLGLYIREGNGVDRADGVFISRIALESAVYNSGCLKVGDEILAVNLVDVTRMSLDDVVIIMSIPRRLVLATRQVKGLRQAQGTPSQPRALELKVPPVVVIKKSLTREEDQDDEEDEENNHRFADLNRESKIRGRVGQSRSHLALGSLDTNGDIGSGALYYNSRPHAATLDRRMGNSDNKSWSYQPPPPPVVTQQPKPQHFQPFDKSYPNTLESLAEKVHPFNPGNGPGSSYGAGSSRYATTGRSSSRLSNRGPSMPRSGSDQHLPRVEYDYGNGLPARHSGSLLRSSLRASTGMGGSYSRSRDQYNASPSSTLLPRRQRPALDYASDTEATCSSSSRASYYYCRPSPPVSSLTRGVSFRSNSLPRHSLTSQSSGRTPLSVRFERNNLLDEGDSDGALSAPELPIARKHRGRLSSTPSVFTSDEYRAWLSRTPSTSAIYDRLRAGQQKAQRFTFSAENLPERTRQSELLASYRSSGLSALTGLSGLTSSTLDRHTLANRTTSLRRMRHLLELEAKHQADRAKIMEINPAEFLKYKMEKWNGPEPVGASGLLWVHLLAGRGLRNPSPSQTTGNRDLYCVLECDRVHKARTVVRTGDLVFDWDETFELDLVGNKQLDFLIYSWDPQYRHKLCYKGSVHLASLLRDSPIHQLALKIEPRGTLYLRLRHTSPYRTFLRQSRSATGLFGGDLEATVAREGGSIPIIVRRCVEEVERRGLDIIGLYRLCGSATKKRILREAFERNARIVDLSPDHVPDINVITGVLKDYLRELPEPLFTKCLYQMMVDALTVCLPDDPEGNAKLMFSILDCLPRINKATLVFLLDHLAMVVGASGRNKMCSGSVASCLAPVLILHSESATDPMDFMQPISVLRYLLDIWPNKSGYNTILLTIPTSYNQLQVVFNS; this is encoded by the exons ATGTGTGATAAAGGCTCCAGTTCGGGGTGTTTTTTTACCAGAAAG GGGCGAGAAACACAAGTGGATCTGGCCACTAGCCCGCGACGACAACCTCAAATTAATAATACCAATATGGGACCTCGGCCTAAAGACCCCTTACCAATGGTCGTCCAAGGAGATTTTAGGAAG GTCAGTGGAATCTCCAATGAAATATTTAGGCAAATTGAAACAATTGAAAATGAATTGGATGGCAGTATAGCAGCCGCTCTTGCATCCGTTGAAAGGAGGGGAGAGATGGTTGTCAGAATGTTAGATTATAGATCAATGGGGAAAAATGCTGCTGAGCTGGCCAAAAGATTTTTATCCATGCAG gacGCCCAACACTCGGTacattttgttgaaattgtAAAACGACCAGGACAGACTTTAGGACTTTATATTAGGGAAGGAAATGGAGTTGATCGAGCGGATGGTGTATTTATATCAAGAATTGCCCTAGAATCAGCAGTCTACAACAGCGGATGCTTAAAA GTTGGTGATGAAATCTTAGCCGTTAATTTAGTCGATGTAACAAGAATGAGTTTAGACGATGTTGTAATTATTATGTCAATTCCTCGTCGGCTTGTTCTCGCTACAAGACAAGTCAAAGGCCTCAGACAAGCACAAGGAACGCCCTCTCAACCTCGTGCTCTAGAACTTAAAGTTCCACCCGTTGTTGTGATCAAGAAGTCTCTAACTAGGGAAGAAGATCAAGACGAtgaggaagatgaagaaaataatCATCGATTTGCTGATTTAAATAG AGAATCAAAAATCAGGGGCCGAGTGGGACAGTCTAGATCTCATTTAGCACTTGGCTCGTTAGATACAAATGGTGACATAGGGTCAGGTGCTTTATACTATAATTCTCGACCTCATGCTGCCACT TTGGATAGAAGAATGGGTAATTCAGACAACAAATCATGGTCATATCAGCCGCCACCTCCACCAGTCGTAACTCAGCAACCAAAACCGCAGCATTTCCAACCCTTTGATAAATCCTACCCCAACACCTTGGAGTCCTTAGCAGAAAAA gtTCATCCCTTCAATCCTGGAAATGGCCCCGGCTCAAGTTACGGGGCTGGTTCTAGTCGCTACGCAACAACGGGTAGAAGTAGTAGTCGTCTTAGCAACCGAGGTCCTTCCATGCCACGCTCAGGCTCTGACCAGCATTTACCTCGAGTTGAATATGACTATGGCAATGGATTACCAGCAAGGCATTCTGGGAGTTTACTGAGATCGAGCCTTAGAGCAAGTACAGGAATGGGTGGCAGTTATTCAAGAAGCCGAGACCAGTACAACGCATCACCTTCCTCAACTTTGTTACCACGGAGACAGCGACCTGCATTAGATTACGCCTCTGATACAGAGGCGACTTGTTCCTCATCATCAAGAGCTAGTTATTATTACTGCCGACCCTCTCCTCCTGTTTCAA GCCTGACAAGAGGGGTTTCATTTCGATCAAACTCACTTCCTAGGCACTCCCTCACATCTCAATCCAG TGGCAGAACACCTCTCAGTGTTAGGTTCGAGAGAAATAATTTACTGGATGAAGGTGACAGTGATGGAGCGCTAAGTGCACCAGAATTGCCAATAGCAAGGAAACATAGAG GTCGTCTTTCTTCTACACCTAGTGTCTTTACATCTGATGAATATAGGGCATGGTTGTCGCGGACTCCATCCACTAGTGCCATTTACGATAGACTCAGAGCAGGTCAACAAAAAGCTCAAAGGTTCACTTTTAGTGCTGAAAATCTGCCTGAACGGACAAGACAG TCGGAACTGCTAGCATCGTATCGATCGAGTGGGCTATCTGCTCTCACTGGATTGTCTGGCCTAACAAGCTCAACCCTCGACCGCCACACGTTAGCAAATCGAACAACGTCACTGAGAAGAATGAGGCATCTGTTAGAGCTAGAAGCCAAACACCAAGCAGACCGTGccaaaattatggaaattaaTCCTGCGG aGTTTCTTAAgtataaaatggaaaaatggaatGGTCCTGAACCAGTAGGAGCCAGTGGACTATTATGGGTACACTTACTCGCCGGACGAGGCCTGAGAAATCCATCTCCCTCTCAAACAACAG GCAATCGTGATTTATATTGCGTACTAGAATGTGATAGGGTGCACAAAGCACGAACAGTAGTGCGAACGGGTGATCTAGTTTTTGACTGGGATGAAACTTTTGAACTAGATCTAGTCGGGAATAAACAACTTGACTTCCTAATATACTCTTGGGACCCTCAATATAGGCACAAACTATGTTACAAA GGATCTGTTCACCTAGCGTCTCTCTTAAGGGATTCACCAATCCATCAGCTAGCTTTGAAAATTGAGCCCAGAGGAACTCTGTACCTTCGGTTACGTCACACCAGTCCATATCGTACATTCCTGAGGCAATCTCGCAGCGCAACAG gccTGTTTGGTGGAGATCTAGAGGCTACAGTTGCCAGAGAAGGAGGCTCTATTCCAATTATTGTTAGGCGTTGTGTTGAAGAAGTAGAAAGAAGAGGTTTAGACATTATTG GCCTGTACCGATTATGTGGCTCAGCTACAAAGAAAAGGATATTAAGAGAGGCATTTGAAAGAAATGCAAGGATAGTCGATTTGTCTCCTGATCATGTTCCGGACATCAATGTTATCACTG GTGTTCTCAAAGATTATTTACGGGAGTTACCTGAGCCACTATTCACGAAATGCTTGTATCAAATGATGGTTGATGCCTTGACAGTATGTCTGCCGGATGATCCAGAGGGCAATGCGAAGCTAATGTTCTCCATTTTAGATTGTTTGCCAAGAATCAACAAA gctaCGTTAGTATTCCTACTAGATCATTTAGCAATGGTAGTCGGCGCATCTGGTCGAAACAAAATGTGCTCAGGCAGTGTTGCTTCTTGTCTCGCACCTGTTTTGATTTTACACAGTGAATCAGCAACAGACCCCATGGACTTTATGCAGCCAATCAGTGTTCTTCGATATTTGCTGGACATTTGGCCGAATAAATCAG gaTATAACACCATTTTACTCACTATTCCAACATCCTATAATCAACTACAAGTGGTTTTTAATTCCTGA
- the RhoGAP100F gene encoding rho GTPase-activating protein 100F isoform X4, with protein MCDKGSSSGCFFTRKGRETQVDLATSPRRQPQINNTNMGPRPKDPLPMVVQGDFRKVSGISNEIFRQIETIENELDGSIAAALASVERRGEMVVRMLDYRSMGKNAAELAKRFLSMQDAQHSVHFVEIVKRPGQTLGLYIREGNGVDRADGVFISRIALESAVYNSGCLKVGDEILAVNLVDVTRMSLDDVVIIMSIPRRLVLATRQVKGLRQAQGTPSQPRALELKVPPVVVIKKSLTREEDQDDEEDEENNHRFADLNRESKIRGRVGQSRSHLALGSLDTNGDIGSGALYYNSRPHAATLDRRMGNSDNKSWSYQPPPPPVVTQQPKPQHFQPFDKSYPNTLESLAEKVHPFNPGNGPGSSYGAGSSRYATTGRSSSRLSNRGPSMPRSGSDQHLPRVEYDYGNGLPARHSGSLLRSSLRASTGMGGSYSRSRDQYNASPSSTLLPRRQRPALDYASDTEATCSSSSRASYYYCRPSPPVSSLTRGVSFRSNSLPRHSLTSQSSGRTPLSVRFERNNLLDEGDSDGALSAPELPIARKHRGRLSSTPSVFTSDEYRAWLSRTPSTSAIYDRLRAGQQKAQRFTFSAENLPERTRQSELLASYRSSGLSALTGLSGLTSSTLDRHTLANRTTSLRRMRHLLELEAKHQADRAKIMEINPAEFLKYKMEKWNGPEPVGASGLLWVHLLAGRGLRNPSPSQTTGNRDLYCVLECDRVHKARTVVRTGDLVFDWDETFELDLVGNKQLDFLIYSWDPQYRHKLCYKGSVHLASLLRDSPIHQLALKIEPRGTLYLRLRHTSPYRTFLRQSRSATGLFGGDLEATVAREGGSIPIIVRRCVEEVERRGLDIIGLYRLCGSATKKRILREAFERNARIVDLSPDHVPDINVITGVLKDYLRELPEPLFTKCLYQMMVDALTVCLPDDPEGNAKLMFSILDCLPRINKATLVFLLDHLAMVVGASGRNKMCSGSVASCLAPVLILHSESATDPMDFMQPISVLRYLLDIWPNKSDSSGLSGTSSPALKMLTTSAASSIASKAGRFSPDIWTSRSRFSNK; from the exons ATGTGTGATAAAGGCTCCAGTTCGGGGTGTTTTTTTACCAGAAAG GGGCGAGAAACACAAGTGGATCTGGCCACTAGCCCGCGACGACAACCTCAAATTAATAATACCAATATGGGACCTCGGCCTAAAGACCCCTTACCAATGGTCGTCCAAGGAGATTTTAGGAAG GTCAGTGGAATCTCCAATGAAATATTTAGGCAAATTGAAACAATTGAAAATGAATTGGATGGCAGTATAGCAGCCGCTCTTGCATCCGTTGAAAGGAGGGGAGAGATGGTTGTCAGAATGTTAGATTATAGATCAATGGGGAAAAATGCTGCTGAGCTGGCCAAAAGATTTTTATCCATGCAG gacGCCCAACACTCGGTacattttgttgaaattgtAAAACGACCAGGACAGACTTTAGGACTTTATATTAGGGAAGGAAATGGAGTTGATCGAGCGGATGGTGTATTTATATCAAGAATTGCCCTAGAATCAGCAGTCTACAACAGCGGATGCTTAAAA GTTGGTGATGAAATCTTAGCCGTTAATTTAGTCGATGTAACAAGAATGAGTTTAGACGATGTTGTAATTATTATGTCAATTCCTCGTCGGCTTGTTCTCGCTACAAGACAAGTCAAAGGCCTCAGACAAGCACAAGGAACGCCCTCTCAACCTCGTGCTCTAGAACTTAAAGTTCCACCCGTTGTTGTGATCAAGAAGTCTCTAACTAGGGAAGAAGATCAAGACGAtgaggaagatgaagaaaataatCATCGATTTGCTGATTTAAATAG AGAATCAAAAATCAGGGGCCGAGTGGGACAGTCTAGATCTCATTTAGCACTTGGCTCGTTAGATACAAATGGTGACATAGGGTCAGGTGCTTTATACTATAATTCTCGACCTCATGCTGCCACT TTGGATAGAAGAATGGGTAATTCAGACAACAAATCATGGTCATATCAGCCGCCACCTCCACCAGTCGTAACTCAGCAACCAAAACCGCAGCATTTCCAACCCTTTGATAAATCCTACCCCAACACCTTGGAGTCCTTAGCAGAAAAA gtTCATCCCTTCAATCCTGGAAATGGCCCCGGCTCAAGTTACGGGGCTGGTTCTAGTCGCTACGCAACAACGGGTAGAAGTAGTAGTCGTCTTAGCAACCGAGGTCCTTCCATGCCACGCTCAGGCTCTGACCAGCATTTACCTCGAGTTGAATATGACTATGGCAATGGATTACCAGCAAGGCATTCTGGGAGTTTACTGAGATCGAGCCTTAGAGCAAGTACAGGAATGGGTGGCAGTTATTCAAGAAGCCGAGACCAGTACAACGCATCACCTTCCTCAACTTTGTTACCACGGAGACAGCGACCTGCATTAGATTACGCCTCTGATACAGAGGCGACTTGTTCCTCATCATCAAGAGCTAGTTATTATTACTGCCGACCCTCTCCTCCTGTTTCAA GCCTGACAAGAGGGGTTTCATTTCGATCAAACTCACTTCCTAGGCACTCCCTCACATCTCAATCCAG TGGCAGAACACCTCTCAGTGTTAGGTTCGAGAGAAATAATTTACTGGATGAAGGTGACAGTGATGGAGCGCTAAGTGCACCAGAATTGCCAATAGCAAGGAAACATAGAG GTCGTCTTTCTTCTACACCTAGTGTCTTTACATCTGATGAATATAGGGCATGGTTGTCGCGGACTCCATCCACTAGTGCCATTTACGATAGACTCAGAGCAGGTCAACAAAAAGCTCAAAGGTTCACTTTTAGTGCTGAAAATCTGCCTGAACGGACAAGACAG TCGGAACTGCTAGCATCGTATCGATCGAGTGGGCTATCTGCTCTCACTGGATTGTCTGGCCTAACAAGCTCAACCCTCGACCGCCACACGTTAGCAAATCGAACAACGTCACTGAGAAGAATGAGGCATCTGTTAGAGCTAGAAGCCAAACACCAAGCAGACCGTGccaaaattatggaaattaaTCCTGCGG aGTTTCTTAAgtataaaatggaaaaatggaatGGTCCTGAACCAGTAGGAGCCAGTGGACTATTATGGGTACACTTACTCGCCGGACGAGGCCTGAGAAATCCATCTCCCTCTCAAACAACAG GCAATCGTGATTTATATTGCGTACTAGAATGTGATAGGGTGCACAAAGCACGAACAGTAGTGCGAACGGGTGATCTAGTTTTTGACTGGGATGAAACTTTTGAACTAGATCTAGTCGGGAATAAACAACTTGACTTCCTAATATACTCTTGGGACCCTCAATATAGGCACAAACTATGTTACAAA GGATCTGTTCACCTAGCGTCTCTCTTAAGGGATTCACCAATCCATCAGCTAGCTTTGAAAATTGAGCCCAGAGGAACTCTGTACCTTCGGTTACGTCACACCAGTCCATATCGTACATTCCTGAGGCAATCTCGCAGCGCAACAG gccTGTTTGGTGGAGATCTAGAGGCTACAGTTGCCAGAGAAGGAGGCTCTATTCCAATTATTGTTAGGCGTTGTGTTGAAGAAGTAGAAAGAAGAGGTTTAGACATTATTG GCCTGTACCGATTATGTGGCTCAGCTACAAAGAAAAGGATATTAAGAGAGGCATTTGAAAGAAATGCAAGGATAGTCGATTTGTCTCCTGATCATGTTCCGGACATCAATGTTATCACTG GTGTTCTCAAAGATTATTTACGGGAGTTACCTGAGCCACTATTCACGAAATGCTTGTATCAAATGATGGTTGATGCCTTGACAGTATGTCTGCCGGATGATCCAGAGGGCAATGCGAAGCTAATGTTCTCCATTTTAGATTGTTTGCCAAGAATCAACAAA gctaCGTTAGTATTCCTACTAGATCATTTAGCAATGGTAGTCGGCGCATCTGGTCGAAACAAAATGTGCTCAGGCAGTGTTGCTTCTTGTCTCGCACCTGTTTTGATTTTACACAGTGAATCAGCAACAGACCCCATGGACTTTATGCAGCCAATCAGTGTTCTTCGATATTTGCTGGACATTTGGCCGAATAAATCAG ACAGTTCGGGACTCAGTGGGACATCCAGTCCGGCCCTCAAAATGCTTACTACCTCAGCAGCCTCCTCCATTGCCAGCAAAGCCGGTCGGTTTTCGCCAGACATCTGGACCAGTCGTAGTCGCTTCTCCAACAAGTGA